The following proteins come from a genomic window of Iamia sp. SCSIO 61187:
- a CDS encoding cation-transporting P-type ATPase, translating to MTSSTTPAAQVAGDAPGGAPGLTRAEAAARLRRDGANVLPTAATIPAWRRLVGQLVHFFALLLWAAAGLAVVAGMPQLGVAIVVVIVVNGVFAFVQEVRAGRAAEALRDLLPASVTVRRDGELTRVEASELVVGDAVVLAAGDRIPADLVVRHAPSATVDESMLTGESDPVPVEPGAAARAGTYLVTGEAEGEVVAVGGSTRLASLARLTADVERPASPLSRELDRVVRTVAVLAVGVGTTFLATSALFGTPLRDAFLLSIGVTVALVPEGLLPTVTLSLAIGAQRMARRDALVRHLEAVETLGATTFICTDKTGTLTRNEMGVVAVWTPAGAVDVRGEGYGPVAAVSGVPAARALAARAALAGRLASEGRAEERDGTWRPVGDPMEAAIDALARRLADDAADSPLVAAEVVTEHPFDADRRRESCLAGGWLLVKGAPDCVLPACTEVAGVDRVVDDLAARGLRVLAVAGRPARPGDEDEDATAHDLDRIEADLELFGLLALQDPPREEVEASLAICRQAGIKVAMLTGDHPTTARAIAAQVGLLGPEGLVLQGHDLPEDADALGEVLDHDGVVISRVTPEDKLRITTALQRRGHVVAMTGDGVNDAPALRKADIGVAMGRSGTDVARGAADLVLLDDDFATIVAAVEQGRATFANIRRFLTYHLTDNVAELTPFVIWALSGGSFPLALGVLQILCLDIGTDLLPSLALGAEPANPKVMHRPPERRHLVDGALLRRVFGVLGVTEATVEMAAFSVALAVASRWPAGPAPEGQALLAASGAAFAAVILGQMATAFACRSASLPVHRMGGTTNRPLLVAVAASLLALAGFLLIPPIAAVLDHAAPPAAGLAVALLAVPAVLAADTVHKARRARRRERRVAD from the coding sequence GTGACGTCGTCGACCACCCCCGCCGCGCAGGTGGCGGGGGACGCGCCTGGGGGCGCGCCCGGCCTCACCCGGGCCGAGGCCGCGGCCCGTCTCCGACGGGACGGGGCCAACGTGCTGCCGACCGCGGCGACGATCCCGGCCTGGCGCCGCCTCGTGGGGCAGCTCGTCCACTTCTTCGCCCTTCTGCTCTGGGCCGCGGCCGGTCTCGCCGTGGTGGCCGGCATGCCCCAGCTGGGCGTGGCGATCGTCGTGGTGATCGTGGTGAACGGCGTGTTCGCGTTCGTCCAGGAGGTGCGCGCCGGGCGCGCCGCCGAGGCGCTCCGCGACCTCCTGCCGGCCTCGGTGACCGTCCGCCGGGACGGGGAGCTCACCCGGGTCGAGGCGTCCGAGCTGGTGGTGGGCGACGCCGTGGTCCTCGCCGCCGGCGACCGGATCCCGGCCGACCTCGTCGTGCGCCACGCCCCCTCCGCCACCGTCGACGAGTCGATGCTGACCGGCGAGAGCGATCCGGTCCCCGTCGAGCCGGGGGCCGCCGCCCGGGCCGGCACCTACCTTGTCACCGGTGAGGCCGAGGGGGAGGTCGTCGCCGTCGGGGGGTCGACCCGCCTCGCGTCCCTCGCCCGGCTCACCGCCGACGTCGAGCGGCCCGCCAGCCCCCTGTCCCGCGAGCTCGACCGGGTGGTGCGCACCGTGGCCGTGCTCGCCGTGGGGGTGGGCACCACGTTCCTGGCCACCTCGGCCCTGTTCGGCACCCCCCTCCGCGACGCCTTCCTCCTCTCGATCGGGGTGACGGTGGCGCTCGTCCCCGAGGGCCTCCTGCCCACGGTGACCCTGTCGCTCGCCATCGGTGCCCAGCGCATGGCCCGGCGCGACGCCCTGGTGCGCCACCTCGAGGCGGTCGAGACCCTGGGCGCGACGACCTTCATCTGCACCGACAAGACGGGCACCCTCACCCGCAACGAGATGGGGGTGGTCGCCGTCTGGACCCCGGCGGGGGCGGTGGACGTGAGGGGCGAGGGGTACGGACCGGTGGCCGCCGTCTCCGGGGTCCCGGCGGCGCGGGCGCTCGCGGCCCGGGCCGCCCTCGCCGGCCGGCTGGCCTCGGAGGGCCGGGCCGAGGAGCGCGACGGCACGTGGCGCCCGGTCGGCGACCCCATGGAGGCGGCCATCGACGCCCTGGCCCGACGCCTCGCCGACGACGCCGCCGACTCCCCGCTGGTCGCCGCCGAGGTGGTGACCGAGCACCCCTTCGACGCCGACCGCCGCCGGGAGTCGTGCCTCGCCGGCGGCTGGCTCCTGGTGAAGGGCGCGCCCGACTGCGTCCTCCCGGCGTGCACCGAGGTCGCCGGCGTCGACCGCGTCGTGGACGACCTGGCGGCGCGGGGTCTGCGCGTGCTGGCCGTGGCCGGGCGGCCGGCCCGGCCCGGCGACGAGGACGAGGACGCCACCGCCCACGACCTCGACCGCATCGAGGCCGACCTCGAGCTGTTCGGGCTGCTCGCCCTCCAGGACCCGCCGCGCGAGGAGGTCGAGGCGTCGCTGGCGATCTGCCGCCAGGCCGGGATCAAGGTGGCCATGCTGACCGGCGACCACCCCACCACCGCCCGGGCCATCGCCGCCCAGGTCGGCCTGCTCGGTCCCGAGGGGCTCGTGCTCCAGGGGCACGATCTGCCCGAGGACGCCGACGCCCTGGGCGAGGTCCTCGACCACGACGGGGTGGTCATCAGCCGGGTCACCCCGGAGGACAAGCTCCGCATCACCACCGCGCTGCAACGCCGGGGTCACGTCGTGGCCATGACCGGGGACGGGGTCAACGACGCCCCCGCCCTGCGGAAGGCGGACATCGGCGTGGCCATGGGCCGGTCGGGCACCGACGTCGCCCGGGGCGCCGCCGACCTGGTGCTGCTGGACGACGACTTCGCCACCATCGTCGCCGCCGTCGAGCAGGGCCGGGCCACCTTCGCCAACATCCGTCGGTTCCTCACCTACCACCTGACCGACAACGTGGCCGAGCTGACGCCGTTCGTGATCTGGGCCCTCAGCGGGGGTTCCTTCCCCCTCGCCCTGGGCGTGCTGCAGATCCTCTGCCTCGACATCGGGACCGACCTCCTCCCCTCCCTGGCCCTGGGGGCGGAGCCGGCCAACCCGAAGGTGATGCACCGCCCGCCCGAGCGCCGTCACCTCGTCGACGGCGCCCTCCTCCGGCGGGTGTTCGGCGTCCTGGGCGTCACCGAGGCGACCGTCGAGATGGCCGCCTTCTCGGTCGCCCTCGCCGTCGCCAGCCGCTGGCCCGCCGGCCCCGCCCCCGAGGGGCAGGCGCTCCTGGCCGCCTCCGGCGCGGCCTTCGCCGCCGTGATCCTCGGTCAGATGGCGACGGCCTTCGCCTGTCGCAGCGCCAGCCTGCCGGTCCACCGGATGGGCGGGACGACGAACCGGCCCCTCCTCGTCGCCGTGGCCGCGTCGCTCCTCGCCCTGGCCGGGTTCCTCCTCATCCCACCGATCGCCGCCGTGCTCGACCACGCCGCCCCTCCCGCGGCCGGGCTGGCGGTGGCCCTCCTCGCCGTGCCCGCCGTGCTCGCCGCCGACACCGTCCACAAGGCGCGACGGGCCCGACGGCGGGAGCGTCGGGTGGCCGACTGA
- a CDS encoding GAF domain-containing sensor histidine kinase translates to MTRPTFGLHAGPAALRRLLDAVLSVGSELDLPSVLQRIIEAATELVDARYGALGVLDDEGLRLSQFITVGVDDETRAAIGPLPKGHGILGLLITDPRPIRLPNLSEHPDSYGFPPNHPPMTSFLGVPIHIRGEVFGNLYLCDRQGDEVFSDVDEEMAVALAAAAGIAIDQARLHARVGEISMMADRDRIARDLHDRVIQRLFAIGLSLEGISRSDLPPAITERLHRAVDDLDETVRQVRSSIFELEERRLPGRSLRQEILAVCADAGRGLGYEPVVRFAGPVDSGVEPGIADHLLAVIREALSNVARHAQAHEVEVGVTVRDGRLDLSVVDDGRGIDPAAPRGDGLRNMEGRATQLGGGCTIEPGRPTGTRIHWTVPTS, encoded by the coding sequence GTGACCCGCCCGACGTTCGGACTCCACGCCGGGCCCGCCGCCCTGCGCCGCCTCCTCGACGCCGTCTTGAGCGTGGGCTCCGAGCTCGACCTGCCCTCGGTGCTCCAGCGCATCATCGAGGCCGCCACCGAGCTGGTCGACGCCCGCTACGGAGCGCTCGGCGTGCTCGACGACGAGGGCCTGCGGCTGTCGCAGTTCATCACCGTCGGGGTCGACGACGAGACCCGGGCCGCCATCGGCCCGTTGCCCAAGGGCCACGGGATCCTGGGGCTGCTGATCACCGACCCCCGCCCGATCCGCCTCCCGAACCTCAGCGAGCACCCGGACAGCTACGGGTTCCCGCCGAACCACCCCCCGATGACGTCGTTCCTCGGCGTGCCCATCCACATCCGGGGCGAGGTGTTCGGCAACCTCTACCTCTGCGACCGCCAGGGTGACGAGGTCTTCTCCGACGTCGACGAGGAGATGGCCGTGGCCCTGGCCGCCGCCGCCGGCATCGCCATCGACCAGGCCCGCCTCCACGCCCGCGTCGGCGAGATCTCGATGATGGCGGACCGGGACCGCATCGCCCGCGACCTCCACGACCGGGTCATCCAGCGCCTCTTCGCCATCGGCCTCAGCCTGGAGGGCATCAGCCGCTCGGACCTGCCGCCCGCCATCACCGAGCGCCTCCACCGGGCCGTCGACGACCTCGACGAGACGGTGCGCCAGGTGCGCTCGTCGATCTTCGAGCTCGAGGAGCGCCGCCTCCCCGGCCGCAGCCTCCGCCAGGAGATCCTGGCCGTGTGCGCCGACGCCGGGCGGGGGCTGGGCTACGAGCCCGTCGTCCGCTTCGCCGGCCCCGTCGACAGCGGTGTCGAGCCCGGCATCGCCGACCACCTCCTCGCCGTCATCCGCGAGGCCCTCTCCAACGTGGCCCGCCACGCCCAGGCCCACGAGGTGGAGGTCGGGGTCACCGTGCGCGACGGCCGGCTCGACCTCAGCGTCGTCGACGACGGACGCGGCATCGACCCGGCGGCCCCGCGGGGCGACGGCCTGCGCAACATGGAGGGACGGGCCACGCAGCTGGGCGGGGGCTGCACGATCGAGCCCGGGCGGCCCACCGGGACCCGGATCCACTGGACGGTCCCCACCTCCTGA
- a CDS encoding response regulator transcription factor yields MTIRIFLLDDHEVVRRGVRELLESEDDLEVVGEAGTAAEALARIPPTNPDVAVLDVRLPDGSGVEVCREVRSARPDLACLMLTSFSDDEALFESILAGAAGYVLKEVRGGELISSIRRIAAGETLLDPAITTRVLERLRRGPEEDERLAGLTDQERRILALLADGLTNRQIAEQMILAEKTVKNYVSNLLAKLGMSRRTEAAVYAARMAERHRTDR; encoded by the coding sequence GTGACGATCCGGATCTTCCTGCTCGACGACCACGAGGTGGTGCGCCGGGGGGTGCGCGAGCTGCTGGAGTCCGAGGACGACCTCGAGGTCGTGGGGGAGGCGGGGACGGCGGCCGAGGCCCTCGCCCGCATCCCCCCGACCAACCCCGACGTGGCCGTGCTCGACGTGCGCCTGCCCGACGGGTCGGGGGTCGAGGTGTGCCGCGAGGTGCGCTCGGCCCGCCCGGACCTGGCGTGCCTCATGCTGACGTCGTTCTCCGACGACGAGGCCCTCTTCGAGTCGATCCTGGCCGGGGCGGCGGGGTACGTGCTCAAGGAGGTGCGCGGGGGCGAGCTCATCTCGTCGATCCGGCGGATCGCGGCGGGCGAGACCCTCCTCGACCCGGCGATCACGACGCGGGTGCTGGAGCGCCTGCGGCGGGGGCCCGAGGAGGACGAGCGGCTGGCCGGGCTGACCGACCAGGAGCGGCGGATCCTGGCCCTGCTGGCCGACGGCCTCACCAACCGCCAGATCGCCGAGCAGATGATCCTGGCCGAGAAGACGGTCAAGAACTACGTGTCCAACCTGCTGGCCAAGCTGGGCATGAGCCGCCGCACCGAGGCGGCGGTGTACGCCGCCCGCATGGCCGAGCGCCACCGCACCGACCGCTGA
- a CDS encoding FAD:protein FMN transferase — MASEVRIVAVDAPSGSTTRAMARIDELERRWSRFRPTSDISRINRAAGAEVPVSSDTIVLVAAMVEGWRSSAGRFDPTTLPDLVGAGYGRSVVDGCPAVPLPAAARRGADLREIVLDPLASTVRVPAGTVLDPGGIGKGLAADLVATDLVDAGAGGVLVSIGGDLVVAGTPPRRDRWAIDVEDPLAPATAIVTLHVDRGGIATSSTESRRWRVHGAPRHHLIDPTTGHPARTDLASATVVAETAWQAEVAATAALLLGRGDGLAHLAGEGLAGVLVGRDGTALTSPATPSWAPGAVP, encoded by the coding sequence ATGGCCAGCGAGGTGAGGATCGTCGCCGTCGACGCACCCTCCGGGAGCACCACCCGGGCGATGGCGCGCATCGACGAGCTCGAGCGCCGATGGAGCCGCTTCCGCCCGACCAGCGACATCAGCCGGATCAACCGGGCCGCCGGCGCCGAGGTCCCGGTCAGCAGCGACACCATCGTGCTGGTCGCCGCCATGGTCGAGGGCTGGCGGTCCTCGGCCGGCCGGTTCGACCCCACGACGCTCCCGGACCTCGTCGGTGCCGGCTACGGGCGGAGCGTCGTCGACGGGTGCCCGGCCGTCCCCCTGCCGGCGGCGGCCCGGCGGGGGGCGGACCTCCGGGAGATCGTGCTCGATCCCCTCGCCTCCACCGTGCGGGTCCCGGCCGGCACCGTCCTCGACCCGGGCGGCATCGGCAAGGGCCTCGCCGCCGACCTGGTGGCGACCGACCTCGTGGACGCCGGCGCGGGCGGTGTGCTGGTGAGCATCGGCGGCGACCTCGTCGTCGCCGGCACACCACCGCGCCGGGACCGGTGGGCCATCGACGTCGAGGACCCGCTGGCCCCGGCCACGGCGATCGTGACGCTCCACGTCGACCGGGGCGGGATCGCCACGTCGAGCACCGAGAGCCGCCGGTGGCGGGTCCACGGTGCCCCGCGCCACCACCTCATCGACCCCACCACCGGGCACCCCGCCCGGACCGACCTCGCCTCCGCCACGGTGGTGGCGGAGACGGCCTGGCAGGCGGAGGTCGCCGCCACCGCCGCGCTGCTGCTCGGCCGGGGCGACGGGCTCGCCCACCTGGCGGGCGAGGGGCTCGCCGGCGTGCTCGTGGGCCGGGACGGCACCGCCCTGACGTCACCCGCCACCCCATCGTGGGCGCCCGGAGCCGTACCGTGA
- a CDS encoding VIT family protein, translating to MGDEGGARRARHRREPHARSVSARLVWLRAAVMGANDGIVSTAGLVVGVAAATTQTSAIATAGGAGLIAGAVSMALGEYVSVSSQRDAERAMVRQEADELRRLPELERAELVGMLEARGLSPETSVQAADELTAHDALSTHLELELGLDRARLADPWAAAGSSAVSFVVGALLPLVAILLPPAATRIPIAVGAVLVALAGTGALSARLGGAPVRRAVLRLVGGGAAALAVTYAVGEALGAAVG from the coding sequence GTGGGTGACGAGGGCGGTGCCCGTCGGGCCCGGCACCGTCGCGAACCGCACGCCAGGTCGGTCTCGGCCCGCCTGGTGTGGCTGCGCGCCGCGGTGATGGGGGCGAACGACGGGATCGTCTCGACCGCCGGGCTGGTGGTCGGGGTGGCCGCGGCCACGACGCAGACGAGCGCGATCGCCACCGCAGGAGGGGCGGGTCTCATCGCCGGTGCCGTGTCGATGGCGCTGGGGGAGTACGTGTCGGTCAGCAGCCAGCGCGACGCCGAGCGGGCCATGGTGCGCCAGGAGGCCGACGAGCTGCGCCGGCTGCCCGAGCTGGAGCGGGCCGAGCTGGTCGGCATGCTCGAGGCGCGGGGCCTCAGCCCGGAGACGTCGGTGCAGGCGGCGGACGAGCTCACGGCCCACGATGCCCTCTCCACGCACCTCGAGCTCGAGCTCGGCCTCGACCGCGCCCGGCTGGCCGACCCGTGGGCGGCAGCAGGGTCGTCCGCCGTGTCCTTCGTCGTGGGCGCCCTGCTCCCGCTGGTGGCGATCCTGCTCCCACCGGCCGCCACCCGGATCCCGATCGCGGTCGGCGCCGTCCTCGTCGCCCTCGCCGGGACCGGTGCGCTCAGCGCCCGCCTCGGTGGGGCCCCCGTCCGGCGTGCCGTGCTCCGCCTGGTCGGAGGGGGAGCGGCCGCCCTCGCGGTCACCTACGCGGTGGGCGAGGCGCTGGGGGCAGCCGTCGGCTGA
- a CDS encoding response regulator transcription factor yields MARIVIVEDDDLIATSLARALGAAGHDVTVAATLAAAEAPVADADLVLCDLGLPDGDGLDLITTLARDQPGLPVVALTARAEEGDVVARLASGAVDYVTKPFRLAELQARIEAHLRQASAIRPGGRRGGVVRVGDLAIDRGARRVMVGAREVALRPREFDLLARLASDAGDVVRREDIMSDVWDENWWGSTKTLDVHVNALRRKLGEEPGTPSRITAIRGVGYRLEVA; encoded by the coding sequence ATGGCCCGGATCGTGATCGTCGAGGACGACGACCTGATCGCCACGAGCCTCGCTCGGGCCCTCGGCGCGGCCGGGCACGACGTGACCGTGGCGGCCACCCTCGCCGCCGCCGAGGCCCCGGTCGCCGACGCCGACCTCGTCCTGTGCGACCTCGGCCTGCCCGACGGGGACGGGCTCGACCTGATCACCACCCTCGCACGGGACCAGCCGGGCCTGCCGGTCGTCGCCCTGACGGCCCGGGCCGAGGAGGGCGACGTGGTCGCCCGGCTGGCGTCGGGGGCGGTCGACTACGTCACCAAGCCCTTCCGCCTGGCCGAGCTCCAGGCCCGCATCGAGGCCCACCTGCGCCAGGCGTCGGCCATCCGCCCCGGCGGTCGGCGCGGTGGCGTCGTGCGCGTCGGCGACCTGGCCATCGACCGGGGGGCCCGCCGGGTGATGGTGGGGGCGAGGGAGGTGGCCCTCCGGCCCCGCGAGTTCGACCTCCTGGCCCGGCTGGCCTCCGACGCCGGGGACGTGGTCCGTCGGGAGGACATCATGAGCGACGTGTGGGACGAGAACTGGTGGGGGTCAACCAAGACGCTCGACGTCCACGTGAACGCCCTCCGGCGCAAGCTGGGCGAGGAGCCGGGCACCCCCAGCCGCATCACGGCGATCCGCGGCGTCGGGTACCGGCTCGAGGTCGCCTGA
- a CDS encoding ferric reductase-like transmembrane domain-containing protein, with translation MNPQTWWYLTRASGIVAWLMLTASVLWGVVLSTRAFPHRRRPAWLLDLHRWLGALTVALVVLHVAALVGDSYVHFGVADVLVPMASSWRPAAVALGIVSAWLLAAVQVTSLVMGRLPRRVWHAIHLTSYATFWLTALHGALAGSDRSNLLYQVTGAVAIVAVAVASTYRALNRGERRPTRPRQPTAAPSASPTA, from the coding sequence GTGAACCCGCAGACGTGGTGGTACCTCACCCGGGCGTCGGGGATCGTCGCCTGGCTCATGCTCACCGCATCGGTGCTGTGGGGCGTGGTCCTGTCCACCCGGGCCTTCCCGCACCGTCGGCGCCCGGCGTGGCTGCTGGACCTCCACCGCTGGCTCGGTGCCCTGACGGTCGCCCTCGTCGTCCTCCACGTCGCCGCCCTCGTCGGCGACTCCTACGTCCACTTCGGGGTGGCCGACGTCCTGGTCCCCATGGCGTCGTCGTGGCGGCCGGCGGCCGTGGCCCTCGGCATCGTCTCGGCCTGGCTGCTCGCCGCCGTCCAGGTGACGTCGCTCGTGATGGGCCGCCTCCCCCGACGGGTGTGGCACGCCATCCACCTGACGAGCTACGCCACGTTCTGGCTCACCGCCCTGCACGGAGCCCTGGCCGGGTCCGACCGGTCGAACCTGCTCTACCAGGTCACCGGCGCGGTCGCGATCGTGGCCGTCGCCGTCGCCTCCACCTACCGGGCCCTGAACCGGGGCGAGCGGCGACCGACGCGACCGCGTCAGCCGACGGCTGCCCCCAGCGCCTCGCCCACCGCGTAG
- a CDS encoding GNAT family N-acetyltransferase, protein MPIVKPPTVVVPSGEPPVGRVTLPDGRTAVLSRMRSTDGLRLLRFHETLSPETTYLRFFMIHTQLSPEEVDHFVSVDHHDREAIVATIDDELVAVGRYDRTAGTQAAEVAFLVADAVQGQGLGRALFDALVARAGEEGITAFVADVLPHNTRMLRLFRSTGLPQRRRFEEGVVRVEMDVGGGDGR, encoded by the coding sequence GTGCCGATCGTGAAGCCCCCCACCGTGGTCGTGCCCTCGGGTGAGCCCCCCGTCGGTCGCGTCACCCTCCCCGACGGGCGGACGGCCGTGCTGTCGCGCATGCGGTCGACCGACGGCCTGCGCCTCCTGCGGTTCCACGAGACGCTGAGCCCCGAGACGACCTACCTCCGGTTCTTCATGATCCACACCCAGCTGAGCCCCGAGGAGGTCGACCACTTCGTCTCGGTGGACCACCACGACCGCGAGGCGATCGTCGCCACCATCGACGACGAACTGGTCGCCGTCGGTCGCTACGACCGCACCGCCGGGACCCAGGCGGCCGAGGTCGCGTTCCTCGTCGCCGACGCGGTCCAGGGCCAGGGGCTCGGTCGGGCGCTCTTCGACGCCCTCGTGGCCCGGGCCGGCGAGGAGGGGATCACGGCCTTCGTGGCCGACGTCTTGCCCCACAACACCCGCATGCTGCGCCTGTTCCGCAGCACCGGCCTCCCGCAGCGGCGCCGCTTCGAGGAGGGCGTCGTCCGCGTCGAGATGGACGTGGGAGGGGGCGACGGGCGGTGA
- a CDS encoding AAA family ATPase: MTGGIGSDLDLRLVETHTAVLLFMGDRVHKVKKAVDLGFLDHRSREARLAACREEVRLNRRLAPDVYLGVADVVGTDGDLCDHMVVMRRMPEDRCLTRCVVEGEDVDDALRAIARAVATLHARGEVAPGDRDVASLDALRSMWRESFAQLRAAGVDTDDSRRVEELAEQYLAGRGALLARRIADGWVRDGHGDLMADDIYLLPDGPRILDCLEFSPRLRIADVVADVAFLAMDLERLGRPDLARRFLHLYREMSAGTWPASLAEHHVAYRAHIRAKVAAFKGAHVLAGGHATPEALLAIARRHLERGQVRLVLVGGLPGTGKSTIADAIADEIDAVVLRTDEVRQRIDAGTGPDRYDPANVLAVYEQAAREAEQLLGLGHHVVLDATWSDAGARSAARDLARRAAAELVELRCVAPAALAARRIEARGAVGASSSEATPAVAAALAARFVPWPEAIELDTDRALPVSVGESLGALGWPDPARAGATRG; encoded by the coding sequence GTGACGGGCGGCATCGGGTCCGACCTGGACCTCCGCCTCGTCGAGACCCACACCGCGGTCCTGCTGTTCATGGGGGACCGGGTGCACAAGGTGAAGAAGGCCGTCGACCTCGGGTTCCTCGACCACCGCTCCCGCGAGGCCCGCCTGGCCGCATGCCGGGAGGAGGTCCGTCTCAACCGGCGCCTCGCACCGGACGTCTACCTCGGTGTGGCCGACGTGGTCGGGACCGACGGCGACCTCTGCGACCACATGGTCGTCATGCGCCGCATGCCCGAAGACCGCTGCCTCACCCGCTGCGTCGTGGAGGGCGAGGACGTCGACGACGCCCTGCGGGCCATCGCCCGGGCCGTGGCCACCCTCCACGCCCGGGGCGAGGTGGCACCCGGCGACCGCGACGTGGCCTCGCTCGACGCCCTGCGGTCGATGTGGCGGGAGTCGTTCGCCCAGCTGCGCGCTGCGGGGGTGGACACCGACGACAGCCGACGCGTCGAGGAGCTGGCGGAGCAGTACCTCGCCGGGCGCGGCGCGCTCCTCGCCCGGCGCATCGCCGACGGGTGGGTCCGCGACGGGCACGGCGACCTCATGGCCGACGACATCTACCTCCTGCCCGACGGGCCCCGGATCCTCGACTGCCTCGAGTTCTCGCCCCGGCTCCGCATCGCCGACGTGGTGGCCGACGTGGCCTTCCTGGCCATGGACCTGGAGCGGCTCGGCCGGCCCGACCTGGCCCGGCGGTTCCTCCACCTCTACCGGGAGATGTCGGCCGGGACGTGGCCGGCGTCGCTGGCCGAGCACCACGTGGCGTACCGGGCCCACATCCGGGCCAAGGTCGCCGCCTTCAAGGGGGCCCATGTCCTGGCCGGCGGGCACGCCACGCCCGAGGCGCTGCTGGCCATCGCCCGCCGCCACCTCGAGCGGGGGCAGGTCCGGCTGGTGCTCGTGGGCGGCCTGCCGGGCACGGGGAAGTCGACGATCGCCGATGCCATCGCCGACGAGATCGACGCCGTCGTGCTCCGCACCGACGAGGTCCGTCAGCGCATCGACGCCGGCACCGGTCCCGACCGCTACGACCCGGCCAACGTCCTCGCCGTCTACGAGCAGGCGGCCCGGGAGGCGGAGCAGCTCCTCGGCCTGGGCCACCACGTCGTGCTCGATGCGACCTGGAGCGACGCCGGGGCCCGGTCGGCGGCCCGGGACCTGGCCCGCCGGGCGGCGGCCGAGCTGGTCGAGCTGCGCTGCGTCGCTCCGGCCGCCCTCGCCGCCCGCCGCATCGAGGCCCGGGGAGCCGTCGGCGCCAGCTCGTCGGAGGCGACCCCCGCCGTGGCCGCCGCCCTGGCGGCCCGCTTCGTCCCGTGGCCCGAGGCGATCGAGCTCGACACCGACCGCGCCCTCCCGGTGTCGGTGGGGGAGTCGCTGGGCGCGCTGGGCTGGCCGGACCCGGCCCGGGCCGGAGCGACCCGTGGGTGA
- a CDS encoding HAMP domain-containing sensor histidine kinase: MRTRLLVGTLLLATAAIVAFFIPAAFALDDAERAAHEAELQREAADAAALLGERYESVRGVGPDGGVDQDGDDETDEDGGEDDETDRPVPAGADEDHLFGLYDADGRLVLGVGPPGADDPVRSALRGRSATARVGDLRVAAVPLAGGGAVRAAEPASEADVRTRAAILRLASAALLVLLAGSVAAWLLARRLTRPLRDVGRSATRLGGGDFTATAPTTGIAEIDEVASALNTSATRIGAMVARERRLTADTSHQLRTPLAGLRVALETELAHPRPDPTAVLTEALGAVERMEGTVDALTDLARDEEVGAPIALDEVVAAAAERWRPFLRAQDRPLHVEAASQATVSARVAALDTILDVLLDNALHHGLGAVTLAAEAAGGSARVVVADEGRCPLADDRLFARRSSSAGRTGIGLHLARSLADAEAGRLRLVDQDPTTFQLVLATVPGGG; encoded by the coding sequence GTGCGCACCCGCCTGCTGGTCGGCACCCTGCTGCTGGCGACGGCGGCCATCGTCGCCTTCTTCATCCCCGCCGCCTTCGCCCTCGACGACGCCGAGCGGGCGGCCCACGAGGCCGAGCTCCAGCGGGAGGCGGCCGACGCCGCCGCCCTGCTGGGCGAGCGCTACGAGAGCGTCCGGGGCGTCGGGCCCGACGGCGGGGTCGACCAGGACGGCGACGACGAGACCGACGAGGACGGCGGCGAGGACGACGAGACCGACCGTCCGGTCCCCGCGGGAGCGGACGAGGACCACCTCTTCGGCCTCTACGACGCCGATGGGCGCCTCGTCCTCGGCGTCGGACCACCCGGCGCCGACGATCCCGTCCGGTCGGCGCTGCGGGGGCGCTCGGCGACCGCCCGCGTCGGCGACCTCCGCGTCGCCGCCGTCCCCCTCGCCGGCGGCGGGGCCGTCCGGGCCGCCGAACCGGCGTCGGAGGCCGACGTCCGCACCCGGGCGGCCATCCTCCGCCTGGCGTCCGCCGCCCTGCTCGTGCTCCTCGCCGGTTCCGTGGCGGCGTGGCTCCTGGCCCGCCGCCTGACCCGCCCGCTGCGCGACGTAGGCCGGTCGGCGACCCGTCTGGGCGGGGGCGACTTCACGGCCACGGCACCCACGACGGGCATCGCCGAGATCGACGAGGTGGCCTCGGCCCTCAACACCAGCGCCACCCGGATCGGGGCCATGGTCGCCCGGGAGCGGAGGCTCACGGCGGACACCTCGCACCAGCTGCGCACACCGCTGGCGGGTCTGCGGGTCGCCCTCGAGACCGAGCTGGCCCACCCGCGCCCGGACCCCACCGCGGTGCTGACCGAGGCGCTCGGCGCGGTGGAGCGCATGGAGGGCACGGTGGACGCCCTCACGGACCTGGCCCGAGACGAGGAGGTCGGTGCGCCCATCGCCCTCGACGAGGTGGTCGCGGCGGCCGCGGAGCGGTGGCGACCGTTCCTGCGCGCCCAGGACCGCCCCCTCCACGTCGAGGCCGCCAGCCAGGCCACGGTCTCGGCCCGGGTGGCGGCCCTCGACACGATCCTGGACGTCCTGCTCGACAACGCCCTGCACCACGGCTTGGGGGCGGTGACCCTCGCGGCCGAGGCCGCAGGCGGGTCGGCCCGCGTCGTGGTGGCCGACGAGGGGCGCTGCCCGCTGGCCGACGATCGCCTCTTCGCCCGGCGGTCGTCGTCGGCGGGGCGGACGGGCATCGGCCTCCACCTGGCCCGCAGCCTGGCCGACGCCGAGGCCGGCCGGCTGCGCCTGGTCGACCAGGACCCCACGACGTTCCAGCTGGTGCTGGCCACGGTCCCCGGCGGCGGGTGA